Below is a window of Impatiens glandulifera chromosome 2, dImpGla2.1, whole genome shotgun sequence DNA.
ttttattattttttaaatattttattaatggccGTAGAATCCCCGAAACCGAACAAAACTAAAtgggggcggggatggtattaaaaacaTCTCAGAAATAAAAACGGGTCGGGGATGATAAATGCATTCTCTGCCCTCAAACCgacccattgtcatccctaatgAGAATGGAATAACTGACATCACTTCATTTGTTAGAAAAAGTAAAAAGTgtaagaaaatagagaaatgaaCAAAAGATATTTTTGTCGGACAGAGTGAAgaaaaatagatgaaataaaGTTGTAAGTTGAACGAAGAGAGTTGAGAGAGGTTGATGAAACAACAAATTTAGGAAGAGCgatttctttgtttttatttttctctattctACACCATCATATGTGATTTCGTAAGTTAAAATGTCTTGTCAGTATCATTtctctataatatatattcttttttagatattatttaaaatatcctTCCTAATTATTTGGTATAACCAAACATTTGTCGGAAAGTGgataaaaaaaagagagaagaaaatagCTTGGCTTTCCTGGAACGAAGAAAAAATTGATCACACCTTTAAAGTCGGTATTCCAATGAAGAATAAGCAACTATAGGTGCTGAgcactatatatataattatataagcgTTCATTCGCCGGAGGTTTTAATTCATATTCCTAGTGctcaatattattataagttaaatatatatgtattgttTAGATCAGTTTAATAATTACTAGGtagcttattattattaatatggcACGACGTCGTGAATTAGTTGGTTTGATAATAATTGTTGTTGTGTTGGCCCTGGTGGCGTCGGCTGCCATGGCGacagaaggaggaggaggaggatcaGCTCCGGCGGTTTCTCCTAGCACGTTCTCCTCCTCTGATGATGATCATGAAACCATTGGAACGATCGACGGAGGAGAATCGGACGAGGAGGCCATTGGCATCCTGGATGGAGAAGCCGATGATGCTGCTCCAGTGGGCGGTCCGGTTCCTGCTGGGGTCTTCCCCGAAACCCCTGCTACTTTCTCCTCCTCCCCCTCCTCACCTGCTGCCACCATCCAGATCTCCACCATCACTGCTCATTTTCTACCCCTTCTAATtgctctttcttctttttctttttctttttctttttaatcccTGGCTACACATCAACACAACAACAGCAGCAGCAGCTACCACaaagcttcttcttcttcttacatattaataatattataatgtaaGTAGTTTTAAttcctcatcttcttcttcttttttgtttgtttatattcattcattgtataatgtatttttcttttttagatgAGCCAGATTATAAGGAATTCTTAGCACAAtgtacatacatatatatatatatatatatatatgtttgaaagcGCAACAActctaattataaataacaatGACAAACAACAATAAACAACACACACAATACTGCTGCTGCTAGTTTcattttctaattataataatatatctatatccttttcaaagcaaaacaaaacaaaaatataaaaaataaaatggtcTCACTTTTTACATACCCCCTACTACCCCCCTTTGATTTTTCTTCAATATGCTCATATATGCTATGCTATGATATGCTTTGCTTATACAGTCTATCTATCTGCCTATAAGAAAAAGAGACTATTATTCTCAACCTTTTGAGTTGCCATGGACGTGCCTACTTTCCTTGGAGATGCATGCATCTAATGACTAATCTAGAGACTTGGGTGGGGAGCCAGGCTAATTATTATGATCatagcagcagcagcagcagcagcagcagcataCATGGGTGAGTGAGTCAGtgaaccttcttcttcttcttataaaaaaaaatagttaagcCAAGAGTATCATCATTGACTACttccctcctcctcctccttgtTACTTGTTCTTTCACCAGAACTCTCATCATGGTCTACAGCACCAACAACTTCTTCCTCCTGTACAACAAATAACcaccttttttttttagatattacaACTTTCTCAATCGATAGCCATCTTATAAGTTGTTTATCTCAATTGAGaacctaaataaaatatactaataCCTTCTCACCAAGACGTTGTTGACAGTTATGACCATCAGCAGAAAAATTGCCAATCActctattactattactattattattattattagtttccaATGTGGAAGAGCTGCTGCCGCCGCCTCCGAAACCATTAGCTGAATCACTAGTTCCATTCTCGGAATCACATTCACATTCACATTCACTTCCACCTTCCATCCTCCTCTTAAGTGATCCGATTTCCTGATCATTCCTTGTTTGTGTTGCTGCTTCTTCGTCTGCTTTCCTCTTTTCTTCCTCCCTCTGTTTTTTCCTCCTTGCTTCTTGTTCCTTCAGTTGTTTAAATCTGAAATGAAACACCAATATCTATCTTCAGAGCTCCCTACCCCCAACAACAACAGCAAGAACAAAACACctgcatttaaaatatattagttttgttCTCTCAAAGATCATGTATCAAACCTTTCCCCAGGACCCCCACCACGCCTATTTGTTATCAACGTCTCTTCGCGATTCTCCTTTTTGACCGTGGTTGCTGCTTCTTCAAGTACAGACTGAGATGGCTCTTCCTTGATGAAACTATCGCTGACTAGAACAGCTGAATTCTTTGCACCACCTAATTTTTGAAGCCACACCTGTTGCGCTGTACTCAAAATGTTATTTGTCAGCCTGCAAAAAGGCCACAATAAGAAATGGAAATATGTTATTTTCTTCTGTAAAGGGGAagaaagatatttaataataatggaTCATTGCTGTGTGGATGGTTACCAATAAAGGCTTAATCCAGAAGGAACTGAAAGAGCAAAATAACCAATCATTAGGGGAAGAAAGTTGGTAAGGGCTTGTGAACTCTTCATGTTTGGGTCATTATTCTGGAAGCCACAATACAACAAGGAATAAAGGAGGGAGAGACATCAATTAGTTATTCTGGACgaacataatattatttgtgAAATCTTTTCTTGATGTGTAATTTTCTGACCTGCGAGGAGGAGGACTGCATGATTTGAACAGAAATGTATTGAGAGACAATGAGCAGAAGAGGCAGGACAAGATATGTGCAAGTATCTGACCATCCAAGTGGAGGATGTCCATCCTGTAGAAAAGAATTGATTTGACTTGACTCACCagtatagaaaaataaaaatgagataaGACAGATAGACAGATACTTACTACAAAAGGGAAAAGCCAGGAGATGCCGCTCCCACTCTGTCGAGCTGCAATGGTAGTAGGACCAGCCAATGAAGGAATCCAGAAAAAGCCCTCTGTCAGGAGTCCCTTTGGTAAACAAAAACAATTGTAAATTTGGAtgcctttttctttctttctttctttctttctttctttctttcttaacaAGAAAGACAAAGAAATCCTACCTCATCTGCAACATTTGAGAGGGCTCTATATAGCCCAATCCAAACAGGAATAGTGGCAAGAGTTGGCAAGCATCCTGGTAGATGACGATGATGATAATGCAGATGCAGATGCAGATGCAgaaataatagttaattaataaaatgaggaATGAGAAGGCAGAGATTCAAATCTATCTATCTATGtgtatacatacatatatacatacacctACTACCTACCTGCTAGCGGATTTATGCCGGCTAGTTTATACAACCGAGCAGTCTCAAGCTGAATTTTCTCCTGTTGTATGTAGTGGTGCaaaaacaatgataataatatgaagCGCACGGGCCAGAATATGAAATCAAAAGTAATTAGAAAAAGGAAAGGAGAGTAGAGGAAGAAGTGGACCTGGTCTCCAGCGTACCGTTGCTGAATGGCCTTTATTTGAGGTTGTAGAGATCGCATTGCCATACCTGATTCTACCTGCTCGTAGAACAAATACCAAATTTATTGTTATTGCTGCAAGAAAGGACCAACTGAGTTGAGTGTACCTACCTGTTTCTTTGTCAAAGGAAATGTTGCAGCTTTAACAAGAACCGTAAGGAGAATGATTGCGAAACCGTAAGCATACGGAACGTGTAACCCAGATAACCCATCCTTTAGCACCTGAAAAACAAGAAgtaaatcaatcaattataaTCAAGATGggtagcttcttcttcttcttcttttctccTGAATTTAACTACCCTACTTTGTAATTTCACTATATGCATTATGCTGCTGCAGCGGCAACATCATATTCATTCATTTAGATTTTTCGTTATTTCGCACCTTAAGGACATTTTCCATGTAATATGTAATCCCAGATAGCCAATCATTGCTCTGTTTAGCGGCAGAATCTGTCAGCGTCTGAGGCGAGGAAGAGACGGCGGCGTCAGCAATAGTAAATAGGAAACCTTCTGCCCTTTCCAACACACCACGAACTAGACCTTCATCCGGAAATTGAACCTGCCCCAACCCGAGACGAACCACGGAAAGATTGCCGCGCAGGAAAGGGCGCTGACTTGATGAAGAGGAAAATAGGGGTTGCTGCAGAAAAGGGCTTGGAGTTGTGCTTCTCCCGGGAAAAGGAGAGAGAACCAGGTTAGGTCCTGAAgctaaagagagaaaagaagcCATTTTTTTGATGGGTGTGTGTGGGGGACTTGAAGTTCGTTGTCCTGGGGGATTGCAAACCCTAGATTGGCGAATCCAGTGAAAGAGACAACTAGACCCCTGTACTTGTATTGACTGATTGTGGATGTAGAGATTATTTCCCAGTTCCAACGATTCGGATGttttgtaaaagaaaaaagaaaaaaaaaataaacagtaATAATAAACCAAACCGGATTTAGAATATTTCTACTACAAATGACTTGACTGGACTGACTGTTAATTAAAGCTAGCTAGCTGCCTGGATGTGGATGTTCGCAGGTTAGATTTTCTTCCACATAATTAAACGAACCCAGGTTAGTTAGCAttctaattattattcttttgcatttgttttgtttcattcaaatttcaattatagCAGCCTCTTCCATCACCCTTTCAAACAAGCAAACTAGCTAgctctctcttttttttctgTATATATTAAACCATACTGATCTCATGATGCTGAAAGAGAagagaaaaggaaaagaagaaaagagaagagAACTACATATATACTCATTCATCATCATAAGCTCAACTTTCCATTCACAAATAGATACACTTACATTGACAGAGACTAACTTGAGGAGTGTTAATAATAATGTTGGATTTATATTATCTATAACTATTCCTGTTTTTTATCTTGCGGAAGGGCGTTGATGTGAGGAGCCATTAGAAAAATCAGGGCTTTGAATATCTAGAAAGGATGTTAATAAAGTCTTACGCGAGGAGAATTGAGCCCTTGTTATATCTTGTTCGCTGGTGGTACCTAATTTCTCAATCTTTACTGCTTCTTGTATCGCAAGGATTGTTTCCTGCATCCTCGGCCTCAAAAATCCGTGTTGTTCCACGCATTGCAGTGCTACCTCAGCCACCCTCCACACCGACTCCATTTTTACACATTTCACTATCGAAGGATCTATTATGCTGATCACATCCCCTTTCCGAATCAATGATCTTGCCTGTACCCATACACATATTTCTACATTTTAGTTTTAGTTGTACAGAAAATTCACCAtttttatctatctatctatctatctatctatcttaCCCAATGAACTAGGCACCAGTCTGCCCCGTAATCTTCTAATGAAACAGGCTTTCTTCCAGAAATCAACTCTAGCAAGACCACTCCAAAGCTATAAACATCGCTTTTTTCTGTCAATTGCTGAGTTGCATAATACCTATAAGTAGCTAGTTAGTAGTATTCATgctttattatacatatataaatgtttGATGTTGATGATAAATTGGTTTAGGGTTTGTGTGCATGTCTTCTTACTCGGGATCCAGATAGCCTACTGTTCCTCTTGCCACACTGGATATATGTGTTAGATCTTCTTCTGCTTGTCTTGAAAGACCAAAGTCAGACACCTTCGCCCTCATATTAATGTCTAGAAGAATGTTGCTTGTTTTCACATCCCTGTGAATGATACCTGGGTTGCATCCAGTGTGTAGATATTCAAGTCCtacaaataagaataaaatgCCAGATTTAATTATAATCTGTAACTATCTTGTTCTGCAAAAGTCCACTAGGACTTCCAAGCCGACCTTTAGCTGCATCTTCTGCTATTCGAAGACGAGTGAGCCAATCTAACTGCCTATGAGCAGCCAAATCTGTATATGTATAAAAACAAAAGCATGTTGGATTGTGTActtgacaaatatatatatgcctGAGTGTGTGGCAATTGAAGAATCGTTCGTGTACAGTAATTATTTACCTTTGCAACTTGATATAGCTTGTATGTGATCTCGTAAGGTCCCGTTGTGCATGTATTCGTAAACCAGCATGTGTTGATGTTCCTCTTCACAATACCCAATTAGAGGAACCAAGTTtctatgatgaattcttgataAAAGGGCAACctgaaagttttattttttatgttagatgCATTAGTTAATGCATTAATGGGAAGAAAAAAAGTTGGTATTGTTCTTTATTCTAGGGAATTGCATTGATCCAGTAAGTAACGAGGGAGAATACCTCAGTGGAAAATTGCTTTGTCCCATGGCTAGAAGAGTCGGCCATGATTTTAACTGCTATCTCTTTCCCATGTTTCATTTTGCCATAGTAAACTGGTCCAAAACTGCCTTTACCAATTCTCTTTGAAAAGTTTTGTGTAGCTTCTTGTATGTCAGAGATTTGAATGTGCAGGCTGACAACTCCTTCATCCATGAAGTGGCCACCTCTAGCAAGTGAATATGTGGATGATGCCTTGGTGCTGGTGACATGCAGGGAAACACCACCTGTGGGCAGGGCAGGGAAAGACAAGACAGGAGAGTGTTATTGGATCGATATGCTGCTGAACAAGGAAGGAAGGAACCTTCCAAGCTTGAATAAAAAGTTCATGAAAGTTGACAGACTTGGttggtttatatttatatacctTTCTCATCCGTTGCTTTGCAAGATGATGCCCTTTTCCACTTCCTAAGAATATGCATCATGGAGAGGCCTAACAATAAAATGACGAGTACCACTCCAACTAAGCttccaattattattaatatatggcGCTTCTTCCCTTTTGATCCTTTTCTAAGACCCGGGTTACCATCAAACCTGCAACATGTTATGAAATTTGAACATTATATAGGCACAAAGTAAGTAGATAATCATGTGTACTTACTTAAAGGTGATGTTTTTTGTGACCAATGTAGAGGGTATTTCCCCTGTCAAGGAGTTGTTCTGCAAGTACCTGTTATTTATTATACCAGAGATAtaagaagaatatatataaccACATCTTCAATAAtaccaatatttttattttactatatatgAAAGGAGCATACAATTCCTGTAAGCTTGGTAGATTTCCCAGGTAAGATGGAATTGAACCagttaatttgttattttccAGATGCCTGAAGGATTTCCAGTTTGAAGTTAAAAAGCAATCAATTAAGAAGCTTGGAGAGATTAATATATGCATGGAAATGGATGAAGAACTTACACAATTTTCAACTTTGTAAGTATGCTCATGTCAGGAATGGGCCCTGTGAGAATGTTGTTGTCTAACCATCTAGGAGAACAACCaaacataaacaaactttttgaactatatttcataaaaaaataaagtatatattaatttatgtttctTTCCAAAGTtccaaagaagaagaaaaacccTTACAATTCTGTCAATTCATCCATAATACTAAGCTCTGATGGGATATCACCCTTAATGTTCTTGCCTGTCAAAAGACTGTTGAAACTAGTGAATTTCAATTCAAGCAGAAGTCTAGAAGAGACTAATAGGTTGGTAGATAAACAACTTTGCATTTGGGAACAGAACTGTAATTGATTGGCCATATCGGATAAGCCCACTACTAAGACATTTATCACATAAACTGTAAGAGGAactcacatttttattatttttggtgggCTAGCAGAGCTGCATGAGACCCACTCCCAAGTGGTTGGAATGCAAGGATCACCTTCATTTGTTCCAGAAATTTCAGCTGACATGGTACGAAACGCACTGAGAGCATGATCTTCCTTCCACAAGGAAAAGCTACATCTGGTCAGCTGAAACTGAAACTGAAATTGGACTTGTTTGTTGTAGATGAAACTTACCATCACGTTGATTTGTGTTTCGGGTGATCTCTACGTATTTGCTTATTTCAATGGCATTTAGAAGGGGACCTTTAGTTGAATCGGGAGTCTTTACGAAAGCAAAAGTGAGTACAAAATCAAGGGAGACATTCATGTAACTTGGTTCGTACAAAATGTAACTCCCATTGGCGTTCTCAACGATATTTGCAACAGCATTGCTATAGTCAGGTATATAAGGCTTCAGCATTGTGAATTTCCGTGTCTGGTTGTTTGGAAGATCCTCGATTTCTGCAAAGTATGCATAAGCTCTTGCATTGGCAGGAAAGTCCTCCAGGTTTAATCTGTAGGTGATACTTCCTTGAGTTCCAACA
It encodes the following:
- the LOC124923734 gene encoding probable LRR receptor-like serine/threonine-protein kinase At1g67720, which gives rise to MANLLVHLLFLLLIHLIPSIFCQVKEFISLDCGSKIGKYSDEHTGLEWISDSILMSYGKSVVEENPDDDDDGRGGQVQQQYETRREFPTDNRKYCYTLATQRRRRYLIRTTFLYGTGVPGNDTYPKFQIYLDSTKWATVSILDANRILTKEMIIRAPSDSINVCLCCATTGSPFISTLELRPFNLSMYATDYEDAFYLKVAARVNFGASTKDPIRYPDDPYDRIWDSDLAKRQNFLVGEAPGTQRINTSKIVDTNNRECPPLKVMQTAVVGTQGSITYRLNLEDFPANARAYAYFAEIEDLPNNQTRKFTMLKPYIPDYSNAVANIVENANGSYILYEPSYMNVSLDFVLTFAFVKTPDSTKGPLLNAIEISKYVEITRNTNQRDDHALSAFRTMSAEISGTNEGDPCIPTTWEWVSCSSASPPKIIKILLTGKNIKGDIPSELSIMDELTELWLDNNILTGPIPDMSILTKLKIVHLENNKLTGSIPSYLGNLPSLQELYLQNNSLTGEIPSTLVTKNITFKFDGNPGLRKGSKGKKRHILIIIGSLVGVVLVILLLGLSMMHILRKWKRASSCKATDEKGGVSLHVTSTKASSTYSLARGGHFMDEGVVSLHIQISDIQEATQNFSKRIGKGSFGPVYYGKMKHGKEIAVKIMADSSSHGTKQFSTEVALLSRIHHRNLVPLIGYCEEEHQHMLVYEYMHNGTLRDHIQAISSCKDLAAHRQLDWLTRLRIAEDAAKGLEYLHTGCNPGIIHRDVKTSNILLDINMRAKVSDFGLSRQAEEDLTHISSVARGTVGYLDPEYYATQQLTEKSDVYSFGVVLLELISGRKPVSLEDYGADWCLVHWARSLIRKGDVISIIDPSIVKCVKMESVWRVAEVALQCVEQHGFLRPRMQETILAIQEAVKIEKLGTTSEQDITRAQFSSRKTLLTSFLDIQSPDFSNGSSHQRPSAR
- the LOC124927034 gene encoding ALBINO3-like protein 1, chloroplastic, whose protein sequence is MASFLSLASGPNLVLSPFPGRSTTPSPFLQQPLFSSSSSQRPFLRGNLSVVRLGLGQVQFPDEGLVRGVLERAEGFLFTIADAAVSSSPQTLTDSAAKQSNDWLSGITYYMENVLKVLKDGLSGLHVPYAYGFAIILLTVLVKAATFPLTKKQVESGMAMRSLQPQIKAIQQRYAGDQEKIQLETARLYKLAGINPLAGCLPTLATIPVWIGLYRALSNVADEGLLTEGFFWIPSLAGPTTIAARQSGSGISWLFPFVDGHPPLGWSDTCTYLVLPLLLIVSQYISVQIMQSSSSQNNDPNMKSSQALTNFLPLMIGYFALSVPSGLSLYWLTNNILSTAQQVWLQKLGGAKNSAVLVSDSFIKEEPSQSVLEEAATTVKKENREETLITNRRGGGPGERFKQLKEQEARRKKQREEEKRKADEEAATQTRNDQEIGSLKRRMEGGSECECECDSENGTSDSANGFGGGGSSSSTLETNNNNNSNSNRVIGNFSADGHNCQQRLGEKEEEVVGAVDHDESSGERTSNKEEEEGSSQ